The Aspergillus luchuensis IFO 4308 DNA, chromosome 6, nearly complete sequence genome segment ACTGTTActttctcccttttctttttttatttccttccCAAATTACCCGTTTTCGTCACTTCTtaattttcccttttctatACCTTCGTCTCTACTGTAGTGGTGTAATGACCCCCTTCTCCGAGTCTTTTGgggcctcctccacccttgTGAGAATTTGATTAGCATGGTCAATATTTGATTtgaattaaaatttaatcaTTTTTTTGTGGTAATCAGGAGCGAGTTAGTGAGTAGACATTGAATGAGCCCGTCTTATTTCAGATGGGGAGTCCCTAATCAGATCGGTCTCCCGAGTTGGTCAGTAGGCGCTTCTGTTTTGATCTACTCTGGCTTTGCCCGCGTTGAATTGTTTCTTAATGGTTGCTCGACCCTGCAGAACAGGAcgtcttctgcttcttctgtggCATCACTCTTCTGTCCATCCAGAACTCGGGTGTCTCTTTGTTTCTTCCACTTAAGCCATCGATCTCATTGTTCACATCATCGACATAGTCATTAGCTATTGTTATTCCCACGGGTACGTGATCattgaatttctttttatttcccccctccttcaagTCTGACATCTCCTGCGCATGTCTGGTTATTTTTCCTACGTATCGTGTCTGTCTTGTTGCCAATACCACCTCACCTATCAATTTTGCCGCTACTCTgtttttcccaccccctctctcccctctctctccgtcATTCCCACCATCGTGTTCCCCTGGAGCCAATCTGAGGCCAGTGTGCAGACACCGCGTCGGTTGGATCATCGCCGTCCTAGCCCAAACGGTGGTTCCTGTCCGGCGTCTTGTTTAGCTTATCCGGCTGATGGTCCTTGCTTCGTGGCGGATTCGCGGAATCCTCACTGTCTGAGCTTGACACAGCACTTGTGGACTGGACCCTGCCAGAAGGAACAGCCAGAGAGTGGGAGCACCAGTACCAGCACCGGCAGCAGCCTAgcaggaagcagcagcagcagcagcaggagcaccagcaccaagaTCCCACGGTGTAGTCTCTCCGCTCTTCCGCAAGACGCACGGTCGTTGTCTCCCAGAAAATCCcacttcccttcttcttcttctgttgctCTTTTTTAGTTGCGGGATCCACACCTGACTATTTCCCTTTCTGCttatttttccctttttcttattctaatTTCATCGTGcctctttttgatttttattttcatttctttttcttttccttatttttACCACTTTAATCTTgcgcttttctttctattttactctgatgattttcttttcttgatttattCCTTTTTCAGTTATTTCGTTaatccctccccctcttaaCTGTTGGGGGATTTTGCTGACACCTCTTtctattttgattttttgatttttttgatttttattctttttttattcccttttcttttctttctttttttccctttcccaatttttttttttttttcccctttctccgTTTTAttaaagagaaaagagacggACCCAGGACAACTACTTAGTACATAGTTATAGTGACAGACGGTCCCAGTGATCCACTGCTCGGTCCCTCTCCAAGTTTCCCTTTTGCCTCGTTCTTCAGAACCGACACCAAACGGGACCCGCGACCAAACGGACCCGGCCGGGGCTGACGCCTAGATCAATACATATAATAGAGCAAAAAGGGCCAAACGCAAAAAGGACAGCCAACGAGCGCGAACAAGCTATAAGCACCAGAGACATTCTACGGCAGACAATTGCCTTGCAGCTTCTCTTACACTCCCGCGCCGCAGGTCTCAAAAGAAACTGGTGATCGAGAAACGATCCAAACACACGTGCTGGTGGTATGTGAGTGTATTTTCctattctttctctctcgttGCGctattcttcccttccatctTGACACGCGCGCACGCGGTCTTTCCCCGTAAGGCGAAAGTCGCGGGGCGATTTgtttcttgtcttgtcttatGTCTTGTCTTGCCTTGATCTCGACCACTTCCTGCTGTGTGAGAGttctgttgttgctgctgctgtcctTGCTGCGGTACGCGCCCAGCCGCCCGAGGACCAACCCCCAATGGCCGTTGCCGCTCCCTTGGATCGATGAGGACACCGGACTACTGCAGATACGCTGGACTGTGTCTATGCTCCACCTGCGACAGAGCAGATTTAGACGTGTCGTGGTTCGAAGTCTGAGAAGAAAGCAtaccttcctccctttctaGAATATCCTTCTCTGCCCAGCACACCCACcgcccctcccttccttggTTGCTTTCCACTTTGACACCCGATTTCCATCGTTTTGGCTGGTGTTTCGGCCGTCTTTTCGCGGGCTTCGGTTGCACCCGTCAGCCGGAGATCCTCAGGCTGGGCTTGATTGACTCTCTTCTGCTGGTCGGTCCAGcgccaacccaaacccaaccgAAACCCACCAGCCTCCCACTAAAACGCGGAAGCTGAGCGGCTggcccccctctcccctccctccctcccttctttCACagtactacgtactagatactactagtcagTAGTACTACTTCCATAGTACTATCTGGGTCTACCGTACCGAGTTCAAGCACGATCTCACCAtactttcccccctcccgaACTGAACCCAACCTACTACCtgttcttcccccccctctcccctctctttctcccctcctcgGCCCATCCCATTTCCCTCATCCACTCGTTGGCCATCCATGGGTGAAAAGCTGTCTCTAATTgcttcccctccccgcccctTCAGCTCCGACCACACACCTATCAATCCTCCTAGGGAGGACAGCAGATAGAACAACAGAAcctcaccacacccacccacaccacgTTGAATCATTGCGTTGGTACattctcccttttcttgatttggtcttatttttattcatattttattccatttatttttatttttctcttctttcccttccctttccccctctccccgccCACCGAGTTAAACGGGTTTCCAAGGCGGATCGGTCGCGGTCCAGAAACCCCGGCGGCTGCAGAGAACCTCAGGCTTAGCCCGGGGGCGCCTGCGTTTGCTGTTTCTGCCCCAGCCTCCACCTTTCGCCCAtgatctgctgctgcgccggCGGCGCTGCAATCATTCCCGTCTGCCCTCCACCGCCTTGGTCCTTCTGCTCGGTCATGATCGCCCACGTCGAGAGTGTCTGACATTTGCCCATCCCATCTGTtgccctctttttcttttctttcctttttggtttttatttttctctttttcccttttttccctaaatttcttttcctttttcttttttcctctttttcttatttccatTATCcatttttgcctttttcctttttttaccTTTTCGCTCACCTCTTTTCCTTACCCAAAATTAACCTGCCCTTTTggatttccctcttcccaatTTCCACCCTAACCCCAGTAATTTCCATCGACCGACTTCCTTGGTCCGGATTACTATTTTTTCCTGGTCCCCACCGGTCTCCCTTGGCCTCTCCTCCGTTGCTGTACCATCCCTTCCGTTTGACGCCTTCTTATACATACACCTCCGCCTCTGCTTCCCTCCaccattcccccctccatcaatCACGACTTCGTCTCTTGTCTTGCTTCTTTCCTGTTTCCCCCCTCTACGTGGCTATGTGGACGAACTGAACGACTTTCTTACTTACGCCTGCTGTTTCTCCCAtttactcttttctttttcccatgACTCATTATCTTGCCTGTTACTACtgtttctctgtctctgccaATTCGCTCGCATGAGGTTATTGACCTGTTCCTAGAACTGTCAGTGCCTGTATCGCCTCCCGTTCATCGACGACCTGCTACGACCTGTTACGACGCCTTAacgtccctcttccctcaaCTCGTCGCAGAATCACCGCCATTCGCCCGCTTGACGCGTCTCAATCCTGTGCTACCGCTTTTGGTTGCAAGTCACCCAAGGCCTTTTGACGTTTGATGCTGGACTGTCACGTCGCCTTCTCCCGCTCTGTTCTTACGACTTGAAACGAGACCCATGATTCTGTGCTTCTAATTTGGCTGAGCGATTTCTGTTGACCATCCGCAAGCGCTTGTTGTCCTGCTTTCATGGTTTCGCCTGTGACGACCCAAGATTCTTGAAAGTATCTGGATTTAGATTTCTGTCAGTACTCACTGCATAGCGATTTTTCGTCCAGTTGCGCCGGCCATCTTCAAGCGTGTTACGGTTACGACTTCCACGAGCTTGCCACGATTGCACATCCTTGCATGTTCTGCATTGCCTGTTAGAAGCTTCTCATTTGTTCGGCTCACCCTCCAACTTGATTCTCTTGTATCTGACCCAGTGTATTGGTCGCGATACAATAACGACAAGTCAAATCCCATcacaggaaaaagaaaacacccaCTAAAAAGAAGTTCGCTTTGTTCTTTGCATGCTACAGTCAGATCGTGCCTTTGCGAACTGACAATTACCCGTTGATAAAAGACCAAAAAACAAGAACCGACAGCTTTCACCTCACGGTACGCCGGACACATCGTTGAGTCCGACGTCCGACCGCTCCCGTTTCGCCTCACTTTTCAAGACCGTTACCCCCGCCAACCGAAAAGCTGGAGCTGCCGTCGATTTCGCAGGTCCACACCAGAGGTCCTGTTGATATTCCTTGGTATAACCACCACGCTGCGGAGCGACCCCTATTGTCTGGCGACAAACTCCCAGCTCTCAGTCTACCAACGGCCACGCAGGCCATCTCGGGCCAGTCCTATCGGGCTAGCTACGAAGACGCGTCGGCCCTTGGTTCCAACAACACGAGCACTCGAACAAGTTTATCGGGAGCTGCGCCTGTAGTTAGTGAAGCTAGAAGCCCGCCGCCTACGTCTGCAGACCTCGCGGCAGGTGGTCAGGGCCGGCTTTCATTGGATTCCTCGACTCAGGAGTACTCGCTCCAACAAAACCCCGTTAGTGACGGATTCTATCAAAACCAGACTTCACTTGGCAGCATGAACCAAACACAATCCTACATCGATGTCCACTCATCGCACCTgtcgtccgctcagccgtatgCGCCTCATGCCGCAACTGCGGGAGGGTTAGCGCATTACCAGTACCAGCAGCCACCCGTTCTGCAGCCAGCATCAACCACCTATGGCCCGGCAAGCTCGTACTCTCAGTATGCTTACCCTGGTGGAGTGACCTCCTCCCAGGGAGGTCCGCAACCCCCGACCACCTCCATGAGCAGTGGCGTCCCGACCCAATTGTTGCCTTTACCAGGTACGTGCTACTCTAAATGTCATGGTCAGCTGAACTTTCAAGCTAACTGCATTTCTGTAGCTGTGACAACACATGGTGCTGTCCCGACAGCGGGTTATGGAAACACGACCGGGACCCCCTTGCAAGGGTATGTCTATGATCCCACTGGCCAGGTAGCCCCTCCAGGAGCGAAACCGCGCGTTACTGCCACCTTGTGGGAAGACGAAGGCAGCCTCTGCTACCAGGTGGAAGCCAAGGGCGTCTGCGtggcaagaagagaaggtaaGCTTGACTTCAGCTGCTCCTTTTTGACTTTATGCTAATGTGTATTCACAGACAATCATATGATTAACGGCACAAAGCTCCTGAACGTCGCAGGAATGACGAGAGGTCGCCGTGATGGTATTCTGAAGAGTGAGAAGGTCCGACACGTCGTCAAGATTGGGCCCATGCATCTGAAGGGCGTCTGGTACGATCCCTGGATTGCTCGATTTCCATGCATCAGGACTGACTGAATCTTGCTTTAGGATCCCCTTCGAGCGTGCCCTCGAATTCGCCAACAAGGAGAAAATTACAGATCTCCTGTATCCCCTATTCGTTCACAACATTGGTGGCCTCTTGTATCACCCGACGAATCAGAGTCGGACGAACATGGTGGTGCAAGAATCGCAACAGCGGCGATTGGAGGGCCCTCAGGCTGCGCGAGCATCTCAAGGGCCTCAGCCCTCGACTTTgcaccatcaccactccCTGCAGGGCACAGTTCCATCGCACATGCCGCAACCCCACACCATGGCTTCTCAGGCCGGTGCTCGGCCGGCACTCGATCGAGCACACACATTTCCCACGCCTCCTGCTAGTGCCTCGAGCCTCATGCCCATCACCAATCCCAGCAACTCCTATGACTGGAACAACCAAGGGATGAACTCGGGCGTGCCGAACTCCCAGCCGCTCTCCATTGATACGGCTCTGAGCAACGCTCGGTCAATGCCGACGACACCTGCCACCACACCCCCGGGCAGCAACATGCAGGGAATGCAGCCATTCCAAGGCCAATCCGGGTACGAGTCGAAGCCATATTACTCTGCTGCCCCGCCTTCTCATCCCCATTATGCTTCCCAGCAACCTATGACTCAGACTGGTATGGCGTCCTATGGACAAACGATCCCGTCTCACCCTTACATCAAGAGTGAGATGGGACCCCCGTCAAGCCGGACACCTGGCGGCCAGCCGGAGACGGATGCACCTGAGGTGAAGCAAGAGCGCTATGCCCACAGTAATGGACATGTTGGAAGCAATGGAGCTGAGCAAGTTCCGGAGCATGAGTCGGAGTATGTGCAGCATGACAATTCTGGATATAACACCAACCGGGGATCCTACAcatacaccaccaacactTCGGTGGGTAGTCTGGCGGGTGACCACTCCCAACTTACCCCGGAGATCACGGGTTCTCCTACCCAACAAAACGGGTCTGAACGCATGACACCCCGTACGAGTGGTgggccccctcccccttggGGCTCCGGATACAACACCCCTCCGCGCCCCGCCGCTGCTAGCAGCCTATACAACATCGTGAGCGACACCAGAGGGACATCGGGCAATGGCGCGACCTCTGACAATTACTCCGTGGCTTCAAACTCTGCTCCTGGATACTCGACAGGCATGAACGGATCTTTAGGCTCCACTAAGCGGATGCGGGAAGACGATGACGTGGATCGCATTCCTCGACCGGACAGCCGAGGAACGGAGTATGATAGCAAGCGCCGTAAGACGCTGAGCGAGGTCGGCGGTCCCGTTGGAGGTGTGCCCCTTGGGCTCCAGCCCATGAAGGCTGGCGGTGTTATGGCCCGTCGTCGGTAACCGTCCACTCCAGGAGTCGTCTTTCCTGACCGGGTGAAGACCTGGAGcatcaaaaagaaatagaaaagaagaaaaaaacataTGTCCCAAGGAAAGACAAAATTCTAGTTCTGTTAAGGGTTATTATTTTCCATTTCTTGGAGTGAATTGTGGGGCTTTGGACGTTCCTGATTGTTGTTTTTAACTCTTATAATAGACTACACATTCAGCACGGCAGGGTATGGGATATGAAGTGAGTGGGTGGAAGGCCATTCGTCACCACCCGAGCGCTTCAACAATTGCATTCGACAAACAGCGCCCTTTTTGTGTCTTTGCCTTTTGCGTTTGTTGCATGGTTTCTCGATGGACTGATTGAACAGTGCCTGGTCACCGGCACTGGTTGGGATGGGTGCATTGCTTGGTTCCTCCGCTAACCAGGTTTTCGATCGTTTTTATGTCTTATGTTGCTTCCCCTTGGAGGGTTCCCCAGCGGATGGGTAGCCTACTCGCAAGGGGTGTGTTATCTGGGTTGTTCATGGAGCAGCGTTGGGACTGCGCGCTTCGCTTTTCTCACTTTCTCTACGGATCAAGCGAGGGATGGTCAGCGTTACGGTGCT includes the following:
- a CDS encoding uncharacterized protein (COG:L;~EggNog:ENOG410Q5HX;~InterPro:IPR003163,IPR036887,IPR018004,IPR029790;~go_function: GO:0003677 - DNA binding [Evidence IEA]), which produces MNQTQSYIDVHSSHLSSAQPYAPHAATAGGLAHYQYQQPPVLQPASTTYGPASSYSQYAYPGGVTSSQGGPQPPTTSMSSGVPTQLLPLPGTCYSKCHGQLNFQANCISVAVTTHGAVPTAGYGNTTGTPLQGYVYDPTGQVAPPGAKPRVTATLWEDEGSLCYQVEAKGVCVARREDNHMINGTKLLNVAGMTRGRRDGILKSEKVRHVVKIGPMHLKGVWIPFERALEFANKEKITDLLYPLFVHNIGGLLYHPTNQSRTNMVVQESQQRRLEGPQAARASQGPQPSTLHHHHSLQGTVPSHMPQPHTMASQAGARPALDRAHTFPTPPASASSLMPITNPSNSYDWNNQGMNSGVPNSQPLSIDTALSNARSMPTTPATTPPGSNMQGMQPFQGQSGYESKPYYSAAPPSHPHYASQQPMTQTGMASYGQTIPSHPYIKSEMGPPSSRTPGGQPETDAPEVKQERYAHSNGHVGSNGAEQVPEHESEYVQHDNSGYNTNRGSYTYTTNTSVGSLAGDHSQLTPEITGSPTQQNGSERMTPRTSGGPPPPWGSGYNTPPRPAAASSLYNIVSDTRGTSGNGATSDNYSVASNSAPGYSTGMNGSLGSTKRMREDDDVDRIPRPDSRGTEYDSKRRKTLSEVGGPVGGVPLGLQPMKAGGVMARRR